A window of Streptomyces gilvosporeus contains these coding sequences:
- a CDS encoding ABC transporter ATP-binding protein: protein MKVEIEDLHVGYAGRDVVAGVHLVAAEGEIAGLVGPNGSGKSTVLRTVYRHLRPTAGRVLLAGTDLRTLSVGRTARQIAALPQERGSDFELTVAEVVVMGRTPYKRAFAGDDLRDREIVAHALAAVGMARHASRSFSALSGGERQRILLARAFAQDPQVLVLDEPTNHLDIQHQVELLALLRAQRRTTLISLHDLNAAASLCDRLHVLHRGAVVASGPPRAVLTPDLLAEVFGVRAAVTEHPLTGDPLIAFDHRRTA, encoded by the coding sequence ATGAAGGTCGAGATCGAGGATCTCCACGTGGGCTACGCGGGCCGGGACGTGGTCGCAGGCGTGCACCTGGTGGCGGCCGAGGGCGAGATCGCCGGACTGGTCGGCCCCAACGGGAGCGGCAAATCCACCGTGCTGCGCACCGTCTACCGCCATCTGCGGCCCACCGCCGGCCGGGTGCTGCTGGCCGGGACCGATCTGCGCACCCTGAGCGTGGGGCGGACCGCACGACAGATCGCCGCACTCCCGCAGGAACGCGGCAGCGACTTCGAGCTGACCGTGGCGGAGGTGGTGGTGATGGGCCGCACGCCCTACAAGCGGGCGTTCGCGGGCGACGACCTCCGCGACCGGGAGATCGTGGCGCACGCCCTGGCCGCCGTCGGCATGGCCCGCCACGCCTCCCGGAGCTTCTCCGCACTCTCGGGCGGCGAGCGCCAACGGATCCTGCTTGCACGGGCGTTCGCACAGGACCCGCAGGTCCTGGTGCTGGACGAACCCACCAACCACCTCGACATCCAGCACCAGGTCGAACTCCTCGCCCTGCTGCGCGCCCAGCGTCGCACCACCCTGATCTCCCTGCACGACCTGAACGCGGCGGCGTCCCTGTGCGACCGCCTGCACGTTCTGCACCGGGGCGCGGTGGTGGCCTCCGGCCCGCCCCGCGCGGTGCTCACCCCCGACCTGCTCGCCGAGGTCTTCGGCGTGCGGGCCGCAGTCACCGAACACCCGCTCACCGGGGATCCGTTGATCGCTTTCGATCACCGACGTACGGCGTAG
- a CDS encoding FecCD family ABC transporter permease: MAAVTGRVRRTVRPAPLALGLGIALAVALTAAVALGSTTIAPGEVWSVVLRRLGGAAPRPGTDDLIVWQLRVPRALLAALVGAGLGLIGTATQALVRNPLADPYLLGISNGASLGAVAAIVLGLSAGSPLGLSAAAFAGALGAFALVWSMARRGGGFSPLRLVLAGVGIGQFLSGFTSYLVLRAGDEQQTRSVLFWLMGSLSGATWDILWLPALAVAAALLVLQSRARAMNALIMGDETAAAVGVSATRLRRELFVVTGLLTGVLVSVSGAVAFVGLMVPHLCRLLIGGDHRRLLPLAALTGAVLMEIVDVVCRTAMDTQELPVGVVTAMIGAPALLLILDRRMETGR, encoded by the coding sequence GTGGCGGCGGTCACCGGCCGGGTGCGCCGTACGGTGCGCCCGGCGCCGCTCGCCCTGGGGCTGGGCATCGCCCTGGCGGTGGCGCTGACCGCCGCCGTGGCACTGGGCTCCACCACCATCGCGCCCGGCGAGGTGTGGTCCGTGGTGCTCCGCCGCCTCGGCGGCGCCGCTCCCCGGCCCGGCACCGACGACCTGATCGTCTGGCAACTCCGGGTTCCCCGCGCCCTGTTGGCCGCGCTGGTCGGCGCCGGGCTGGGCCTGATCGGGACGGCCACCCAGGCGCTGGTCCGCAACCCGCTGGCGGACCCGTATCTCCTGGGCATCTCCAACGGCGCCTCCCTCGGCGCGGTCGCCGCGATCGTGCTGGGCCTGAGCGCCGGCAGCCCGCTGGGCCTGTCCGCCGCCGCCTTCGCCGGGGCGCTCGGCGCCTTCGCGCTGGTGTGGAGCATGGCCCGGCGGGGCGGGGGATTCTCCCCCCTGCGTCTGGTCCTGGCCGGCGTCGGCATCGGGCAGTTCCTGTCCGGCTTCACCAGTTATCTGGTGCTCCGGGCCGGGGACGAACAGCAGACCCGCAGCGTGCTGTTCTGGCTGATGGGCAGCCTGAGCGGGGCCACCTGGGACATCCTGTGGCTGCCCGCGCTCGCCGTCGCCGCCGCCCTGCTCGTCCTCCAGTCCCGCGCCCGCGCCATGAACGCCCTGATCATGGGCGATGAGACCGCGGCCGCCGTGGGCGTGTCCGCCACCCGGCTGCGCCGCGAACTCTTCGTGGTGACCGGCCTGCTGACCGGCGTCCTGGTGTCCGTCTCCGGGGCGGTCGCCTTCGTGGGCCTGATGGTGCCCCATCTGTGCCGGCTGCTCATCGGCGGCGACCACCGCCGCCTGCTCCCGCTCGCCGCGCTCACCGGCGCGGTGCTGATGGAGATCGTCGACGTGGTGTGCCGTACGGCCATGGACACCCAGGAGCTGCCGGTGGGTGTGGTCACGGCGATGATCGGGGCGCCCGCCCTGCTGTTGATTCTGGACCGGCGGATGGAGACGGGCCGATGA